A stretch of Haemophilus influenzae DNA encodes these proteins:
- a CDS encoding BCCT family transporter: MSLSQFMTKRTSFNPLVIGVTLFFILLLMAMIFIAPEQTQALLNQAKSGIFANFSWFYVLTFSVFLGFLLILSVSSLGNIKLGQDEEEPEFSFLSWLAMLFAAGMGVGLMFFGVAEPLTHYLSDITVGSAEHKQQEALLHTLFHWGIHAWAVYGTIALALAYFGFRYKLPLALRSCFYPLLKDRINGKIGDAIDVMALLATLFGIITTLGFGSSQLGAGLEQIGWISQNSFALQVGVIVVVMCLAVFSAISGIGKGVKILSEINLTLAFCLLLFVLISGPTLYLLSAFSDNIGNYFSNLVQLSFKTYAYEQEHTSWFSGWTVLYWAWWCSWAPFVGLFIARISKGRTIREFIFGVLVIPSLFGILWFTVFGNTAVWLNDGIAAGGLGEFISSPEILLFKFLNYLPLPTITGFVSLLVISLFFITSADSGIYVLNNIASRDKSLASPAWQAIMWGTLMSVVAIVLMQSGGLANLQTMTLIVALPFALLMLVMCFSLWKGLIADKKYFSTKVNPTSIFWSGDKWKSHLEQMMNQTQEKDILRFLKNTALPAMRELRQELTGKYNLSVEINTLFEQEEPALELVIHKESMRDFMYGIKSVGREVSEQLINDENLPHIQHSVTYEPYTYFFDGRVGYDVQYMDQDELIADMLKQYERYLSLLDDVGQELMAHEQTELAE, encoded by the coding sequence TTGTCTTTATCTCAATTTATGACAAAGCGAACGTCATTTAATCCTTTGGTAATTGGCGTTACGTTATTTTTTATATTGTTACTGATGGCAATGATTTTTATTGCGCCAGAGCAAACTCAAGCATTATTGAATCAAGCTAAAAGTGGTATTTTTGCTAATTTTAGTTGGTTTTATGTACTCACTTTTTCAGTGTTTTTAGGATTTTTATTAATTTTATCAGTAAGTAGTCTTGGCAATATAAAACTAGGGCAAGATGAAGAAGAACCTGAATTTAGTTTCTTATCTTGGCTTGCGATGTTATTTGCCGCTGGAATGGGGGTTGGGCTGATGTTTTTTGGCGTAGCAGAACCATTAACCCATTATCTTTCTGACATTACAGTAGGTTCTGCAGAACATAAACAACAAGAGGCTTTACTTCATACTTTGTTCCACTGGGGAATTCACGCGTGGGCAGTATATGGCACCATTGCTTTAGCATTAGCTTATTTTGGGTTTCGTTATAAATTACCTTTAGCGTTGCGCTCTTGTTTTTATCCTTTATTAAAAGATCGTATTAATGGCAAAATTGGCGATGCGATTGATGTTATGGCATTACTTGCCACATTATTTGGGATTATTACTACATTAGGTTTTGGTTCATCACAGCTTGGTGCAGGGCTTGAACAAATAGGTTGGATAAGTCAGAACAGCTTTGCCTTACAAGTTGGCGTTATTGTTGTGGTGATGTGTTTAGCGGTGTTTTCTGCTATTTCTGGTATTGGAAAAGGCGTGAAAATATTAAGTGAAATTAACTTAACTTTAGCATTTTGTTTACTTCTTTTTGTTTTAATTTCAGGCCCTACGTTATACCTTTTATCTGCATTTAGCGACAATATTGGTAATTATTTCAGCAATTTAGTGCAACTCAGTTTTAAAACCTATGCTTATGAACAAGAACATACTAGCTGGTTTAGCGGATGGACTGTGCTTTATTGGGCTTGGTGGTGTTCTTGGGCTCCGTTTGTGGGTTTATTTATTGCGCGTATTTCTAAAGGGCGAACTATCCGTGAATTTATTTTTGGCGTATTAGTTATTCCAAGTTTATTTGGTATTTTATGGTTTACTGTTTTTGGTAATACAGCAGTATGGCTAAATGATGGCATTGCTGCGGGCGGGCTTGGCGAATTTATTTCTTCCCCAGAAATTTTATTATTTAAATTTTTAAATTATCTGCCTTTACCAACAATAACAGGCTTTGTGAGCTTATTAGTGATTTCATTGTTTTTTATCACTTCAGCGGATTCAGGTATTTATGTGTTAAATAACATTGCATCTCGAGATAAAAGTTTAGCTTCTCCTGCGTGGCAAGCCATAATGTGGGGCACTTTGATGTCAGTTGTTGCAATTGTGCTAATGCAATCTGGTGGACTTGCTAATTTGCAAACAATGACATTAATTGTTGCCTTGCCTTTTGCTTTATTGATGTTGGTAATGTGTTTTAGTTTATGGAAAGGCTTAATTGCGGATAAAAAATATTTTTCTACTAAAGTCAATCCAACTAGTATTTTCTGGAGCGGCGATAAATGGAAATCACATTTAGAGCAAATGATGAACCAAACGCAAGAGAAAGATATTTTACGTTTCCTTAAAAATACGGCGTTACCCGCTATGCGAGAATTACGTCAAGAATTAACAGGAAAATATAATTTAAGTGTAGAAATCAACACATTATTTGAACAAGAAGAGCCAGCTTTGGAATTGGTAATTCATAAAGAATCAATGCGAGATTTTATGTATGGTATTAAATCTGTTGGGCGAGAAGTGTCAGAGCAATTAATTAACGATGAAAATTTACCGCACATTCAGCATAGTGTTACTTACGAGCCTTACACTTATTTTTTTGATGGACGAGTCGGTTACGATGTTCAATATATGGATCAAGATGAATTGATTGCCGATATGTTGAAACAATATGAACGTTATCTAAGTTTGCTTGATGATGTGGGTCAGGAACTGATGGCACACGAGCAAACCGAACTAGCAGAGTAA
- a CDS encoding leucyl aminopeptidase, producing the protein MKYQAKNTALSQATDCIVLGIYENNKFSKSFNEIDQLTQGYLNDLVKSGELTGKLAQTILLRDLQGLSAKRLLIVGCGKKGELTERQYKQIIQAVLKTLKETNTREVISYLTEIELKDRDLYWNIRFAIETIEHTNYQFDHFKSQKAETSVLESFIFNTDCNQAQQAISHANAISSGIKAARDIANMPPNICNPAYLAEQAKNLAENSTALSLKVVDEEEMAKLGMNAYLAVSKGSENRAYMSVLTFNNAPDKNAKPIVLVGKGLTFDAGGISLKPAADMDEMKYDMCGAASVFGTMKAIAQLNLPLNVIGVLAGCENLPDGNAYRPGDILTTMNGLTVEVLNTDAEGRLVLCDALTYVERFEPELVIDVATLTGACVVALGQHNSGLVSTDNNLANALLQAATETTDKAWRLPLSEEYQEQLKSPFADLANIGGRWGGAITAGAFLSNFTKKYRWAHLDIAGTAWLQGANKGATGRPVSLLTQFLINQVK; encoded by the coding sequence ATGAAATATCAAGCAAAAAATACCGCACTTTCTCAAGCCACTGATTGCATTGTTTTAGGCATCTATGAAAATAATAAATTTTCAAAAAGTTTTAATGAAATCGATCAATTAACCCAAGGTTATTTAAACGATTTAGTGAAATCAGGTGAGCTCACTGGCAAATTAGCCCAAACCATTTTACTTCGTGATCTTCAAGGTTTATCTGCTAAACGCCTATTAATCGTTGGCTGTGGCAAAAAAGGAGAACTCACAGAGCGTCAATATAAACAAATCATCCAAGCTGTATTAAAGACACTAAAAGAAACCAACACGCGTGAAGTCATTTCTTATTTAACTGAAATTGAATTAAAAGATCGCGATCTTTATTGGAATATCCGCTTTGCCATTGAAACGATTGAACACACCAATTATCAATTTGATCATTTCAAATCTCAAAAAGCAGAAACCTCTGTTTTAGAATCTTTCATCTTTAATACGGATTGTAATCAAGCACAACAAGCTATTTCTCACGCCAATGCCATTAGCTCAGGCATAAAAGCAGCACGTGACATCGCAAATATGCCACCAAATATTTGTAATCCAGCTTATCTTGCTGAGCAAGCAAAAAATTTAGCAGAAAATTCTACCGCACTTTCATTGAAAGTTGTGGATGAAGAAGAAATGGCTAAACTTGGAATGAACGCTTATCTTGCCGTCTCAAAAGGCTCTGAAAACCGTGCTTATATGTCTGTTTTAACATTCAATAATGCGCCAGATAAAAACGCCAAACCCATTGTACTTGTAGGCAAAGGATTAACCTTTGATGCTGGCGGTATTTCACTTAAACCCGCCGCAGATATGGATGAAATGAAATATGATATGTGCGGTGCAGCCTCTGTCTTCGGCACAATGAAAGCCATTGCACAGTTGAACTTACCATTAAACGTTATTGGTGTTTTAGCAGGTTGTGAAAATCTGCCAGATGGCAATGCTTATCGCCCAGGCGATATTCTTACCACTATGAATGGTTTAACTGTAGAAGTTCTTAATACTGATGCAGAAGGTCGATTAGTGCTTTGTGATGCACTTACTTATGTTGAGCGTTTTGAACCTGAGCTTGTTATTGATGTTGCAACCTTGACTGGTGCTTGTGTGGTTGCACTAGGGCAACACAATAGCGGCTTAGTTTCTACAGATAACAATCTTGCCAATGCACTACTCCAAGCCGCAACAGAAACCACTGACAAAGCGTGGCGTTTACCATTAAGCGAAGAATATCAAGAGCAACTTAAATCGCCTTTCGCCGACCTTGCCAACATTGGTGGTCGCTGGGGTGGCGCAATTACAGCGGGTGCATTTTTGTCTAACTTCACGAAAAAATATCGCTGGGCACATTTAGACATCGCAGGCACTGCTTGGTTACAAGGCGCAAATAAAGGTGCAACAGGTCGCCCTGTTTCGCTATTAACCCAATTTTTGATTAATCAAGTTAAATAA